One segment of Lepus europaeus isolate LE1 chromosome 16, mLepTim1.pri, whole genome shotgun sequence DNA contains the following:
- the LOC133775271 gene encoding uncharacterized protein KIAA0232 isoform X3, producing MHPTCAVVDGLPSGSSSSSYPGPVSVSEMSLLHALGPVQTWLGQELEKCGIDAMIYTRYVLSLLLHDSYDYDLQEQESDTFLGWEKGAYRKWGKSKRKCSDLTLEEMKKQAAVQCLRSASDESSGIETLVEELCSRLKDLQSTQEEKIHKKFEESPSPEAELSPTAKDQVEMYYEAFPPLSEKPVCLQEIMTVWNKSRVCPYSSSSSSSTAPPASTGPSSPKDCNSESEAIKERSGEAPRAVHEQAQSRSHLEKGSRLGHGAAEEKPTLYRKQGRHRPEGRPRPRSWSSGSSEAGSSSSGNQGELRAPMKFVKVRHKARDARSKKGRDAQSRLSLKHGEKASRSVHAGSSGSSSSGSLRQLCRRGKRPLKEVGRRDPAGAEGKDLHTESRSDREYKEEPLWYTEPIAEYFVPLSRKSKLETTYRNRQEASELTSEAVGELSESVHGLCISNNNIHKTYLAAGTFIDGHFVEMPAVINEDIDLAGTSLCSLPEDNQYLDDIHLSELTHFYEVDIDQSMLDPGASDTMQGESRILNMIRQKSKENTDFEAECCIVLDGMELQGERAIWTDSTSSVGAEGLFLQDLGNLAQFWECCSSSSGDADGESFGGDSPIRLSPLLDGTVLNSHLLAGNQELFSDINEGSGGINSCFSVFEVQCSNSVLPFSFETLNLGNENTDSSASMLGKTQSRLLIWTKNSAFEENEHCSNLSTRTCSPWSHSEETRSDNETLNIQFEESTQFNAEDINYVVPRVSANYVDEELLDFLQDETCQQNRTLGEIPTLVFKKKSKLESVCGIQLEQKPENKNFETTQVCGESSPHGDGYSSGVIKDIWTKMADRNSVATAEAERVDEELFPTDVSNYCCCLGAEAKLETLEGPHRAVQRSEYHLWEGQKGSPEKRAFIPRELSKVDGGDYTTPSKPWGVAHDTQSAFILGGVYGELKTFSSDGEWAVVPPSHTKGSLLQCAASDVVTIAGTDVFMTPGNSFAPGHRQLWKPLVSFEQGDQPKSGENGLNKGFSLIFHEDFLGACSNFQVEDPGLEYSFSSFDLSNPFSQVLHVECSLEPEGIASFSPSFKPKSILCSDSDGEVFHPRVCGVDRTQYRAVRISPRTHFRPISASELSPAGGSESEFESEKEEASVPVASQVDVFEDPQADLKPLEEDAEKEGHYYGKSELESGKFLPRLKKSGMEKSAQTSLDSQEESAGALPVGQQSQCLACSRSESLERDVESSEANCKIMAQCEEEVNDFCGCRAGCQFPAYEEGPVSSARLEEFPLLSTDVQGLHRSREQQTWWEKAVFPPLFPASECEECYTNAKGENGIEEYPDVKEIPSNEERLLDFNRVSSVCEARCTAERDSGAPALGPRGKACSSGSSGSEGGGGWADPGAEELFSRTHL from the exons GGAGCTCTGCTCCAGGCTGAAGGACCTCCAGAGTACGCAAG AAGAGAAGATCCACAAAAAGTTCGAGGAGTCGCCCTCTCCAGAGGCAGAATTATCCCCCACAGCCAAGGATCAAGTGGAAAT GTACTATGAAGCCTTCCCACCGCTTTCAGAGAAACCAGTGTGCCTGCAGGAAATCATGACTGTGTGGAACAAGTCCAGAGTCTGTCCTTACTCCAGCTCCTCGTCGTCGTCCACAGCCCCACCAGCCAGCACAGGGCCGTCCTCTCCCAAGGACTGCAACAGTGAAAGCGAAGCCATCAAGGAAAGAAGCGGGGAAGCGCCCCGCGCCGTGCACGAGCAAGCGCAGAGCCGGAGTCACCTGGAGAAGGGGAGCAGACTCGGTCACGGTGCCGCCGAGGAGAAGCCCACCCTGTACAGGAAGCAGGGCCGGCACAGACCCGAAGGGAGGCCTCGACCTCGCTCCTGGTCTTCCggctccagtgaggcaggctcgaGTTCAAGCGGCAACCAGGGGGAGCTGAGGGCACCCATGAAGTTTGTTAAAGTAAGACACAAGGCCCGAGACGCTCGGAGCAAGAAAGGTCGGGACGCGCAGAGCAGGCTGTCGCTGAAGCACGGCGAGAAGGCCAGCAGGAGCGTGCACGCTgggagcagcggcagcagcagcagcgggtcCCTCCGACAGCTCTGCAGGCGCGGCAAGAGGCCCCtgaaggaggtggggaggagagaccCTGCGGGCGCTGAAGGCAAGGACCTGCACACGGAGAGCAGGAGCGACCGGGAGTACAAGGAGGAGCCGCTGTGGTACACCGAGCCCATCGCCGAGTATTTCGTTCCTCTGAGCAGGAAGAGTAAACTGGAGACCACATACCGAAACAGGCAGGAGGCGAGCGAGCTGACGTCAGAGGCAGTGGGAGAGTTGTCTGAATCAGTGCATGGTCTTTGTATCAGCAAcaataatattcataaaacataCCTCGCAGCAGGTACTTTCATTGATGGTCATTTTGTAGAAATGCCTGCGGTTATAAATGAGGACATTGACCTCGCTGGGACCTCATTGTGTTCTCTGCCAGAGGACAACCAGTACCTGGATGATATTCATCTATCAGAATTAACGCACTTCTACGAAGTGGACATTGACCAATCCATGTTGGATCCTGGTGCCTCAGACACGATGCAAGGAGAAAGTCGGATTTTGAATATGATTCgacaaaaaagcaaagagaataCAGATTTTGAGGCAGAATGTTGCATAGTGTTAGATGGTATGGAGTTGCAAGGGGAACGTGCAATATGGACAGACTCGACCAGCTCCGTGGGCGCTGAGGGCTTATTCCTGCAAGACCTCGGCAATCTGGCTCAGTTTTGGGAGTGCTGCTCATCCAGCTCTGGCGATGCCGACGGAGAGAGTTTTGGGGGAGATTCTCCAATTCGCCTCTCTCCGCTCTTAGACGGCACAGTGCTCAATTCGCACTTGCTTGCCGGCAATCAAGAGCTCTTTTCAGATATTAATGAAGGATCTGGTGGCATAAACTCTTGTTTTTCAGTGTTTGAAGTGCAATGCAGTAATTCTGTTTTACCATTTTCTTTTGAAACACTCAACTTGGGAAATGAAAATACAGACTCTAGTGCTAGCATGCTTGGGAAGACGCAGTCTAGACTGCTAATATGGACCAAAAATAGTGCCTTTGAAGAAAACGAACACTGTTCTAATCTCTCAACAAGAACCTGTAGTCCATGGTCCCATTCGGAAGAAACACGTTCAGACAATGAGACGTTAAACATTCAGTTTGAAGAATCTACACAGTTTAATGCAGAAGATATCAATTATGTAGTTCCTAGAGTCTCAGCAAATTATGTAGATGAAGAGCTTCTAGATTTTTTGCAAGATGAAACTTGCCAGCAAAACAGAACTTTAGGAGAAATTCCTAcattagttttcaaaaaaaaatctaaactagAATCTGTCTGTGGTATTCAGCtagaacaaaaaccagaaaacaaaaactttgaaaCCACACAAGTGTGTGGTGAAAGCAGCCCGCACGGAGACGGCTACAGCTCAGGGGTCATTAAAGACATTTGGACAAAGATGGCAGATAGAAATTCTGTGGCCACGGCAGAAGCGGAAAGAGTTGACGAGGAGCTGTTTCCAACAGATGTCAGTAACTACTGCTGCTGTCTGGGCGCTGAAGCCAAGCTCGAGACCTTGGAGGGGCCCCACAGGGCTGTGCAGAGGTCAGAGTACCACCTGTGGGAGGGGCAGAAAGGGAGCCCCGAGAAGAGAGCGTTCATCCCCAGGGAGCTGTCCAAGGTGGACGGGGGGGACTACACAACGCCCTCCAAGCCCTGGGGCGTTGCTCATGACACACAGAGTGCGTTCATTCTAGGAGGAGTTTACGGAGAGCTCAAAACCTTCAGCAGCGACGGGGAGTGGGCCGTGGTCCCGCCCAGTCACACAAAAGGGAGCTTGTTACAGTGTGCGGCTTCCGATGTCGTGACGATCGCCGGCACAGATGTCTTTATGACCCCCGGAAACAGCTTTGCTCCTGGCCACAGGCAGTTATGGAAACCCTTGGTGTCGTTTGAACAGGGCGATCAGCCGAAGAGTGGAGAAAATGGGTTGAATAAGGGATTTTCTCTGATCTTCCATGAAGACTTCCTAGGAGCTTGCAGTAACTTCCAAGTTGAAGATCCCGGACTGGAGTATTCGTTTTCTTCCTTTGACTTAAGCAATCCGTTTTCACAAGTTCTTCACGTAGAATGTTCATTGGAACCTGAAGGGATTGCATCTTTCAGTCCCAGTTTTAAACCGAAATCAATTCTCTGCTCCGATTCAGACGGCGAAGTCTTTCACCCCCGGGTCTGTGGTGTGGACAGGACGCAGTACCGGGCCGTCCGCATCTCTCCGAGGACTCACTTCCGCCCCATATCTGCGTCCGAACTGTCCCCAGCAGGAGGAAGCGAGTCAGAGTTTGAATCTGAGAAAGAGGAAGCCAGTGTCCCCGTAGCTTCTCAGGTCGATGTGTTTGAAGATCCACAGGCAGACCTCAAGCCTCTGGAGGAAGACGCGGAGAAAGAAGGCCACTACTACGGCAAGTCAGAGCTTGAGTCTGGAAAGTTCCTGCCCAGGTTGAAGAAGTCAGGGATGGAGAAGAGCGCCCAGACATCGCTGGACTCCCAGGAGGAGTCGGCTGGCGCTCTGCCTGTCGGGCAGCAGAGCCAGTGCTTGGCGTGTAGCAGGAGCGAGTCTCTGGAAAGAGATGTGGAAAGCTCGGAAGCGAATTGTAAAATCATGGCGCAGTGCGAGGAGGAAGTTAACGATTTCTGCGGCTGCAGGGCGGGTTGTCAGTTCCCTGCTTACGAAGAGGGCCCAGTGTCTTCAGCACGGCTGGAGGAG TTTCCTCTGTTGAGCACGGACGTACAAGGGCTGCACAGAAGTCGAGAGCAGCAGACCTGGTGGGAGAAGGCCGTGTTCCCCCCTCTGTTTCCTGCGTCAGAGTGCGAAG aatgttatacaaATGCCAAGGGAGAGAATGGTATAGAAGAATATCCAGATGTTAAAGAAATACCCAGTAATGAAGAGCGTCTGTTAGATTTTAATAGG GTGTCTTCTGTCTGTGAAGCGCGGTGCACAGCGGAGCGCGACTCTGGAGCGCCCGCGCTCGGCCCCCGCGGGAAGGCCTGCTCCAGCGGCAGCTCCGGCTCGGAAGGCGGCGGCGGGTGGGCGGACCCCGGCGCCGAGGAGCTGTTCTCTCGAACTCATCTCTGA